In one uncultured Methanoregula sp. genomic region, the following are encoded:
- a CDS encoding PAS domain S-box protein, translating into MISFVFDLIIGMLFISGISMACVALYARRFVGRVPAATPYVILLFAAAAWAILYALDLLTATLPLKIVFHNLRFLFLPFFPVLELWLVIAYVKKTEWLRRDWALLVLTIPVISAVLAITSPYHDLFRYNFSINTAGPVPILQYSESAFYTVYFVYSLILLVLAVVLLVYETRRRGTLRETQTVLLILALALPTVINYTSAEGLTPVPGLNMAPVLLWIPAILYTVALFRYQFLDIVPIARSRLIEALSKPVMVLDPDGRVIDMNPAACSLFSTRYSSAIGRPVEEISPDWPDLLLLCRESKARKRELIRITEGATHYYIGSGEPLLTGHGEIEGHLIFLQDITDLKNTEAALRQKTEELDQYFSTSLDLFCIADTNGYFRRLNPQWEKALGYTTADLEGRRFLDFVHPDDLPATLAAIADLSSQKEVVNFTNRYRHRDGMYRWIEWRSFPKGVLIFAAARDITERKRMEEALRESEEKYRSIIEEMQDLFYRTDLAGKITMLSPSAAKIAGYDSIDQLIGQDVTTVYADPADRDRLLLALREKGSVDAFPLNLKTRNGTIRHVTTSSHFFHDAGGNIRGVEGVIHDITEQRKAEDALRMANRKLNLLSSITRHDIRNQLMALMAFLELSVESVDNPAELADFLKKNQKIAETIARQITFTKEYEDLGVKAPSWQDIRVLIGKAVDGLPVKNVRVGVETKGLEIFADPLMEKVFYNLIDNSLRYGGEGLTAIRITSHEEGTSQVLVFEDDGIGIAHRDKNVLFDKGFGKNTGLGLYLSREILSITGITIAENGEPGNGVQFEITVPKEGYRRTP; encoded by the coding sequence ATGATCTCGTTTGTTTTTGACCTGATCATCGGGATGCTCTTCATCTCCGGTATCAGCATGGCGTGTGTTGCGCTCTATGCCCGGCGTTTTGTCGGGCGGGTTCCCGCGGCAACCCCCTACGTTATCCTGTTATTCGCTGCCGCTGCATGGGCGATACTGTATGCTCTTGACCTCCTCACCGCTACCCTCCCGCTCAAGATTGTGTTCCACAATCTCCGGTTCCTCTTCCTCCCGTTCTTTCCCGTCCTTGAGCTCTGGCTTGTTATCGCGTACGTGAAAAAGACGGAATGGCTCCGCCGGGACTGGGCTCTTCTCGTCCTGACAATCCCGGTGATCTCGGCAGTTCTCGCCATAACAAGCCCGTATCATGACCTGTTCCGGTATAATTTTTCAATAAACACGGCCGGCCCGGTACCGATACTCCAGTATTCCGAGAGTGCGTTTTATACGGTCTATTTTGTCTACTCGCTCATCCTGCTCGTTCTCGCGGTGGTCCTGCTCGTGTACGAGACGAGAAGGAGGGGCACCCTCCGGGAGACCCAGACGGTTCTCCTGATCCTTGCCCTTGCCCTCCCGACCGTGATCAATTATACTTCTGCTGAGGGTCTGACCCCGGTCCCCGGTCTCAACATGGCCCCCGTCCTCCTCTGGATACCGGCTATCCTGTACACGGTCGCACTCTTCCGGTACCAGTTCCTTGATATCGTGCCGATTGCCCGGAGCCGGCTGATCGAGGCCCTGAGCAAACCCGTCATGGTGCTGGATCCGGATGGCCGCGTCATAGACATGAACCCGGCAGCCTGCTCGCTCTTCTCCACCCGGTACTCGTCTGCCATTGGCAGGCCGGTCGAAGAGATTTCACCGGACTGGCCGGACTTGCTTTTGTTGTGCAGGGAGAGTAAAGCCCGGAAAAGAGAACTTATCAGGATAACGGAGGGCGCAACCCATTATTATATCGGTTCCGGTGAACCGCTCCTCACCGGTCACGGGGAGATCGAAGGACATCTCATCTTCCTGCAGGATATCACCGACCTGAAGAATACCGAAGCAGCCCTGCGGCAGAAGACCGAGGAGCTGGACCAGTACTTCAGCACCAGTCTCGATCTCTTCTGCATCGCGGATACCAATGGATATTTCCGCCGGCTGAACCCCCAGTGGGAGAAAGCACTCGGGTACACAACTGCCGATCTTGAAGGAAGACGTTTTCTCGATTTCGTTCACCCGGATGACCTGCCGGCAACCCTTGCTGCGATAGCCGACCTGAGTTCCCAGAAAGAGGTTGTCAATTTCACCAACCGGTACCGGCACCGGGATGGCATGTACCGGTGGATCGAATGGCGCTCCTTCCCCAAAGGTGTCCTCATCTTTGCTGCGGCCCGGGACATCACGGAACGAAAACGTATGGAAGAGGCCCTCCGCGAGAGCGAGGAGAAATACCGGAGTATCATCGAGGAGATGCAGGACCTGTTCTACCGGACGGATCTTGCCGGGAAGATCACGATGCTCAGCCCTTCCGCAGCAAAGATTGCAGGGTACGACTCGATCGACCAGTTGATCGGGCAGGATGTTACCACCGTGTATGCCGATCCGGCCGACCGCGACAGACTCCTTCTTGCCCTCCGCGAGAAAGGATCGGTTGATGCATTTCCGCTGAATCTCAAGACCCGCAACGGGACGATCCGTCACGTGACAACGAGCAGCCATTTCTTCCATGATGCCGGCGGGAACATACGGGGAGTAGAGGGGGTTATCCACGATATCACGGAGCAGCGGAAGGCCGAGGACGCCCTCCGCATGGCCAACAGGAAGCTCAACCTCCTCTCCAGTATCACACGTCATGATATACGGAACCAGCTGATGGCACTCATGGCGTTCCTTGAACTGAGCGTGGAATCTGTTGACAACCCTGCCGAGCTTGCAGATTTCTTAAAGAAGAACCAGAAGATCGCCGAGACCATTGCCCGCCAGATCACGTTCACCAAGGAGTACGAAGACCTGGGTGTAAAAGCCCCGTCATGGCAGGACATCAGAGTCCTCATAGGGAAAGCCGTTGACGGGCTTCCGGTAAAAAATGTCCGCGTCGGGGTGGAGACAAAAGGACTTGAGATCTTTGCCGACCCCCTTATGGAGAAAGTCTTCTATAACCTGATCGACAACTCCCTGCGGTACGGGGGTGAAGGCCTGACGGCCATCCGCATCACCTCGCATGAAGAAGGAACCTCGCAGGTGCTGGTCTTTGAGGATGACGGAATTGGCATTGCCCACCGGGACAAGAACGTGCTGTTCGACAAGGGCTTTGGGAAGAACACCGGTCTTGGCCTGTACCTATCCCGTGAGATCCTCTCCATCACCGGGATCACCATTGCCGAGAACGGCGAACCGGGCAATGGCGTTCAGTTCGAGATCACCGTGCCAAAAGAGGGGTATCGTCGTACTCCATGA